From Rhizobium sp. NZLR1, a single genomic window includes:
- a CDS encoding 2,3-bisphosphoglycerate-dependent phosphoglycerate mutase, whose protein sequence is MSGTLVLVRHGQSDWNLKNLFTGWKDPDLTALGIEEANAGGKALAEYGIKFDVAYTSVLVRAQHTLKLILDKVGQPDLPTIRDQALNERDYGDLSGLNKDDARAKWGEEQVHIWRRSYDVPPPGGESLRDTGARVWPYYLTEILPRVLNGEKVLVAAHGNSLRSLVMVLDKLSKEGVLALNLATGVPMVYKLKADSTVASKEVLGDMSGAH, encoded by the coding sequence ATGAGCGGTACCCTCGTCCTCGTTCGCCACGGCCAGAGCGACTGGAACCTGAAGAATCTCTTCACCGGCTGGAAGGATCCCGATCTGACGGCGCTCGGCATCGAGGAGGCCAATGCCGGCGGCAAGGCGCTTGCCGAATACGGGATCAAATTCGACGTCGCCTACACCTCGGTGCTGGTGCGCGCGCAGCACACGCTGAAGCTCATCCTCGACAAGGTCGGCCAGCCCGATCTGCCAACGATCCGCGACCAGGCGCTGAACGAGCGCGACTATGGCGATCTCTCCGGTCTCAACAAAGACGATGCTCGCGCCAAATGGGGCGAGGAACAGGTGCATATCTGGCGCCGCTCTTATGACGTGCCGCCGCCCGGGGGCGAGAGCCTGCGCGATACCGGCGCCCGCGTCTGGCCCTACTACCTCACAGAAATCCTGCCGCGCGTGCTCAACGGCGAGAAGGTGCTGGTTGCGGCACACGGCAATTCGCTGCGCTCGCTTGTCATGGTGCTCGACAAGCTGAGCAAAGAAGGCGTGCTTGCCCTCAATCTCGCGACCGGCGTTCCCATGGTCTACAAGCTGAAGGCGGATTCCACCGTCGCGTCGAAGGAAGTGCTCGGCGATATGTCCGGCGCACACTGA
- the dapB gene encoding 4-hydroxy-tetrahydrodipicolinate reductase yields MSDAAMKLVVVGAAGRMGQTLIRLIHSIEGATLHAAVERSGSPFIGKDAGEIAGLGPTGVIIGDDPLNAFLDAEGVLDFTSPAATTEFCGLAAQARIVHVVGTTGCSAEDNAKIAAAARHARIVKSGNMSLGVNLLSVLAEQAARALEPDDWDIEILEMHHKHKVDAPSGTALLFGEAAAKGRGIDLAAKSVRVRDGHTGARQAGTIGFATLRGGSVIGEHSVLFAGEGEIVTLSHSAADRSIFARGAIKAALWARDKKPGLYSMLDVLGLSSS; encoded by the coding sequence ATGAGCGATGCTGCGATGAAACTGGTGGTGGTTGGCGCAGCCGGGCGCATGGGGCAGACGCTGATCCGGCTCATCCATTCCATTGAGGGCGCCACACTCCATGCCGCAGTCGAGCGCAGCGGTTCGCCCTTTATCGGCAAGGATGCCGGCGAGATCGCCGGTCTCGGCCCGACCGGTGTCATTATCGGCGACGATCCGCTCAATGCCTTTCTGGATGCCGAAGGCGTGCTCGACTTCACCTCGCCTGCCGCAACAACGGAATTCTGCGGCCTCGCCGCTCAGGCCCGCATCGTCCATGTCGTCGGCACGACCGGCTGTTCGGCTGAAGACAATGCCAAGATCGCCGCCGCCGCCCGCCATGCCCGTATCGTCAAATCAGGCAATATGAGCCTCGGGGTCAATCTGCTCAGCGTGCTCGCCGAGCAGGCCGCGCGTGCGCTCGAGCCTGATGACTGGGATATCGAGATCCTGGAAATGCACCACAAGCACAAGGTGGATGCGCCTTCCGGCACCGCCCTTCTGTTCGGCGAGGCCGCAGCAAAGGGGCGCGGCATCGATCTTGCCGCAAAATCCGTGCGTGTGCGCGACGGCCATACCGGCGCCCGGCAAGCCGGCACGATCGGCTTTGCGACGCTGCGCGGCGGCTCCGTCATCGGCGAGCATTCGGTGCTGTTCGCCGGTGAAGGCGAAATCGTCACCCTGTCGCACAGCGCAGCCGACCGCTCGATCTTTGCGCGCGGCGCCATCAAGGCCGCACTCTGGGCGCGCGACAAGAAGCCGGGTCTCTATTCCATGCTCGACGTGCTCGGGCTTTCTTCTTCATAA
- a CDS encoding ABC transporter ATP-binding protein yields the protein MEAAESRTQSVSSDTVTGILKRIIAENGRDHLWGYVFAIACLIVVALSTAFTAWIMRAIIDEAFANRRADVVWIICLSIFIAFVLRGFASYGQAVTLSKVGNDIVARYQRRLYSHLMTLSVGFFSEARSAHIAAQVSQNVSGIRDVLNLTITSTVRDLLTFISLLAVMILQDPLLSLAVFIMAPPLLYALRYVSKRLRSATREAVHLNSHVLGAMQETIQGIAIVKAFTMEDELERKVTKLIKGAENRANRIARLSERTSPLTESFAGFAVASVLAYAAYRSIYYNVPPGAFFSFVTALLLAYDPARRLARLQVQMERAVVNARMIYELLDMEPRQRDLPDAQPLTVTQARIEFRNVSFGYGSESVLSGVSFIAEGGATTALVGPSGAGKSTVINLIPRFYDPREGEILIDGQDIAHITKKSLRQQLAYVSQQPYLFEGTIRDNIRYGRPEATDAEVEEAARLAYAHDFISAQPQGYETPVGENGVTLSGGQRQRLSIARALVRNAPILLLDEATSALDTESEAAVQKALDEAMTGRTVVVIAHRLSTVVRADKIVVMQQGRVVEEGNHETLAKVRDGLYARLNNLQRPSASDSN from the coding sequence TTGGAAGCGGCGGAAAGCAGAACGCAGAGCGTCAGCAGCGATACCGTAACCGGCATCCTGAAGCGCATCATCGCTGAAAACGGCCGCGATCATCTCTGGGGCTATGTCTTTGCGATTGCCTGCTTGATCGTGGTGGCGCTTTCGACGGCGTTTACCGCGTGGATCATGCGGGCGATCATCGACGAGGCCTTCGCCAACCGGCGCGCCGACGTCGTCTGGATCATCTGTCTTTCGATTTTCATCGCTTTCGTGCTGCGCGGTTTTGCCAGTTACGGCCAGGCGGTGACGCTTTCCAAAGTCGGCAACGATATCGTCGCGCGTTACCAGCGCCGGCTCTATTCGCATCTGATGACGCTTTCGGTCGGCTTCTTCAGCGAGGCCCGCTCTGCCCATATCGCCGCGCAGGTGAGCCAGAACGTCAGCGGCATCCGCGATGTGCTCAACTTGACGATCACCTCGACGGTGCGCGACCTGCTGACCTTCATTTCGCTGCTGGCCGTGATGATCCTCCAGGATCCGTTGCTCAGCCTTGCGGTGTTCATCATGGCCCCGCCGCTGCTTTATGCGCTGCGTTATGTTTCCAAGCGGCTGCGCTCGGCGACGCGCGAAGCCGTGCATTTGAACAGCCACGTTCTCGGCGCCATGCAGGAGACGATCCAGGGCATCGCCATCGTGAAAGCCTTCACGATGGAAGACGAACTGGAACGCAAGGTCACCAAGCTCATCAAGGGTGCCGAAAACAGGGCGAACCGGATTGCCCGGCTTTCCGAACGCACGTCTCCGCTGACAGAAAGTTTCGCGGGCTTTGCCGTCGCCAGCGTGCTGGCCTATGCCGCCTACCGCTCAATCTACTACAATGTGCCGCCCGGCGCCTTTTTCTCTTTCGTCACGGCGCTGCTGCTTGCCTATGACCCGGCCCGCCGGCTTGCCCGCCTGCAGGTGCAGATGGAGCGTGCCGTCGTCAATGCGCGGATGATCTATGAATTGCTCGACATGGAGCCGCGCCAGCGCGACCTGCCGGATGCCCAGCCGCTGACGGTGACGCAAGCCAGAATCGAATTCCGCAACGTTTCCTTCGGCTATGGCAGTGAGAGCGTGTTGAGCGGTGTGAGCTTCATCGCCGAGGGCGGCGCGACCACGGCGCTGGTCGGCCCTTCGGGGGCCGGCAAATCCACCGTCATCAACCTCATTCCGCGCTTCTACGATCCGCGCGAGGGCGAAATCCTGATCGACGGACAGGACATCGCCCACATCACCAAGAAGTCGCTGCGCCAGCAGCTCGCCTATGTCTCGCAGCAGCCCTACCTGTTCGAGGGCACGATCCGCGACAATATCCGCTATGGCCGGCCGGAAGCGACCGATGCCGAGGTGGAAGAAGCGGCCCGGCTTGCCTATGCGCATGATTTCATCTCAGCCCAGCCGCAGGGTTACGAGACGCCGGTCGGCGAAAACGGCGTGACGCTTTCCGGCGGCCAGCGCCAACGGCTGTCGATTGCGCGTGCCCTGGTGCGCAATGCGCCGATCCTGCTTCTCGACGAGGCGACCTCAGCCCTCGACACCGAATCCGAAGCGGCCGTGCAGAAGGCGCTCGACGAGGCGATGACCGGCCGTACCGTCGTCGTCATCGCCCACCGGCTTTCGACCGTGGTGCGCGCCGACAAGATCGTCGTCATGCAGCAGGGCCGCGTCGTCGAGGAAGGCAATCACGAGACGCTTGCGAAGGTCCGCGACGGTCTTTACGCTCGCCTCAACAATCTGCAGAGGCCTTCGGCCTCAGATTCAAACTGA
- a CDS encoding glucokinase, with translation MPKPNNSTAPLPFPILIGDIGGTNARFSILTDAYAEPKQFPNVRTADFATIEEAIQQGVLDKTAVQPRSAILAVAGPINDDEIPLTNCDWVVRPKTMIEGLGMEDVLVVNDFEAQALAVAALSDENRERIGDATGDLIASRVVLGPGTGLGVGGLVHAQHSWIPVPGEGGHVDLGPRSKRDYQIFPHIETIEGRVSAEQILCGRGLVNLYHAICVVDGIQPTMKDPADITSHALAGSDKAAVETVSLFATYLGRVAGDMAMVFMARGGVYLSGGISQKILPALKRPEFRIAFEDKAPHTALLRTIPTYVVTHPLAALAGLSSYARMPANFGVSTEGRRWRR, from the coding sequence ATGCCAAAACCGAACAACAGCACCGCTCCGCTGCCTTTCCCGATCCTGATCGGCGATATCGGCGGCACGAATGCCCGCTTCTCCATCCTGACCGATGCCTATGCCGAGCCGAAGCAGTTTCCGAACGTGCGCACGGCGGATTTCGCGACGATCGAGGAAGCGATCCAGCAAGGCGTGCTCGACAAAACAGCCGTGCAGCCGCGTTCGGCGATCCTTGCTGTCGCCGGCCCGATCAACGACGACGAGATCCCGCTGACCAATTGCGACTGGGTGGTGCGGCCAAAGACGATGATCGAGGGCCTCGGCATGGAGGACGTGCTCGTCGTCAACGATTTCGAGGCGCAGGCGCTGGCAGTCGCCGCCCTTTCGGATGAGAACCGCGAACGCATCGGCGACGCCACCGGCGACCTGATCGCCTCCCGCGTCGTGCTCGGACCGGGCACCGGTCTCGGCGTCGGCGGGCTGGTGCATGCCCAACACAGCTGGATCCCGGTTCCCGGCGAAGGCGGCCATGTCGATCTCGGACCGCGCAGCAAACGCGACTATCAAATCTTCCCCCATATCGAGACGATCGAAGGCCGCGTCTCCGCCGAGCAGATCCTCTGCGGGCGCGGCCTCGTCAACCTCTACCACGCCATCTGCGTGGTCGACGGCATCCAGCCGACGATGAAGGATCCGGCCGACATCACCTCGCACGCACTTGCCGGCAGCGACAAGGCGGCCGTTGAGACCGTCTCGCTGTTTGCCACCTATCTCGGCCGGGTGGCGGGCGACATGGCGATGGTTTTCATGGCGCGCGGCGGCGTCTATCTGTCCGGCGGCATCTCACAGAAGATCCTCCCGGCGTTGAAGAGGCCGGAATTCCGCATCGCCTTCGAGGACAAGGCGCCGCATACGGCGCTGCTTCGCACCATCCCGACCTATGTGGTGACGCATCCGCTGGCAGCGCTTGCCGGGCTTTCCTCCTATGCCCGCATGCCGGCGAATTTCGGCGTCTCGACGGAAGGCCGCCGCTGGCGGCGCTGA
- a CDS encoding methylglyoxal synthase — protein sequence MAGGKCLALIAHDQKKDDMADFARAHRDILSRWKIVATGTTGGRVLDAAPDLDVTRLKSGPLGGDQQIGALISTGEVDALIFFVDPLTPMPHDVDVKALMRLAIFYDIPMALNRATAIKLLPTLEA from the coding sequence ATGGCCGGCGGCAAATGCCTTGCATTGATTGCGCATGACCAGAAGAAAGACGACATGGCGGATTTCGCCCGCGCTCACCGGGACATCCTCTCCCGCTGGAAGATCGTCGCCACCGGCACGACCGGCGGGCGGGTGCTCGACGCCGCCCCGGATCTCGACGTCACCAGGCTGAAAAGCGGACCGCTCGGCGGCGACCAGCAGATCGGCGCGCTGATTTCGACCGGCGAGGTCGACGCCCTGATCTTCTTCGTCGACCCCTTGACGCCGATGCCGCACGATGTCGACGTCAAGGCGCTGATGCGGCTGGCGATCTTTTACGATATTCCGATGGCGCTCAACCGCGCGACCGCTATAAAACTTCTTCCCACACTCGAAGCCTGA
- the mepA gene encoding penicillin-insensitive murein endopeptidase translates to MAFGFAQAFRRFGKLTLAGAIGAGLAAGDVGAEQKTPSPGSAKGQFGAVSMPTQGSAQPIGFYAKGCMTGAVALPTDGPTWEAMRLSRNRRWGNPAMISLLERLSEDGAKYAGWPGILVGDIAQPRGGPMFNGHASHQIGLDADVWFTPMPARRMTAKEREDLPFTTMLQKDKFLTVDPNVWTQSRARLLMLAASYPEVQRIFVNPAIKKKMCDTWTGDRTNLGKLRPEYGHDSHFHIRIKCPAGAAGCTPQAPVAAGDGCDKSLAWWFTPAPWAPPKPPKPGAKPPKPPREMMVSDLPKGCAAVLDAAAVASMQAATYSGASAASALTAAPAAEPAADPDGALPDVGPVPNDKPAIQ, encoded by the coding sequence ATGGCTTTCGGCTTCGCGCAGGCTTTCAGGAGATTCGGCAAACTGACGCTTGCCGGCGCAATCGGCGCAGGCCTTGCCGCCGGCGATGTCGGCGCTGAGCAGAAGACGCCAAGCCCAGGCAGCGCCAAAGGCCAGTTCGGCGCCGTCAGCATGCCGACCCAGGGGTCGGCGCAGCCGATCGGCTTTTACGCCAAGGGCTGCATGACCGGGGCGGTGGCGCTGCCGACCGACGGGCCGACCTGGGAGGCGATGCGGCTTTCGCGCAATCGCCGCTGGGGCAATCCGGCGATGATTTCGCTGCTCGAACGTCTTTCTGAGGACGGGGCCAAATATGCCGGCTGGCCGGGTATCCTCGTCGGCGATATTGCGCAGCCGCGCGGCGGGCCGATGTTCAACGGTCATGCCTCGCACCAGATCGGCCTCGATGCCGATGTCTGGTTTACGCCGATGCCGGCGCGCCGCATGACGGCCAAGGAGCGCGAGGACCTGCCCTTCACCACGATGCTGCAGAAGGACAAGTTCCTGACCGTCGACCCGAACGTGTGGACGCAATCGCGGGCGCGGCTGCTGATGCTGGCGGCAAGCTATCCCGAGGTGCAACGCATATTCGTCAACCCGGCGATCAAGAAGAAGATGTGCGACACCTGGACGGGCGACCGCACCAATCTCGGCAAGCTTCGGCCGGAATACGGCCATGACTCGCATTTCCACATCCGCATCAAATGCCCGGCCGGTGCGGCCGGATGCACGCCGCAAGCCCCTGTTGCCGCCGGCGATGGCTGCGACAAGTCGCTCGCCTGGTGGTTCACGCCGGCCCCCTGGGCGCCGCCGAAACCGCCGAAGCCCGGCGCCAAACCGCCGAAGCCGCCGCGCGAGATGATGGTTTCGGACCTGCCGAAGGGCTGCGCCGCGGTGCTCGATGCCGCTGCCGTCGCCTCGATGCAGGCCGCCACCTATAGCGGAGCTTCCGCCGCAAGCGCGCTCACCGCCGCTCCGGCAGCAGAGCCGGCCGCCGATCCCGATGGGGCACTGCCGGATGTCGGGCCGGTTCCAAACGACAAGCCGGCGATACAATGA
- a CDS encoding extracellular solute-binding protein, with amino-acid sequence MALWSKIGVFLSLAGALAPMTATGQDQPFKIGSSVISEMKYKPGFAHFDYVNPDALKGGDLRLSASGAFDTFNPLLAKGQTAIGLSLAYDTLMKPADDELLVSYGLLAEGLSYPVDVSSATFRLRKEAKWADGQPVTPEDVIFSLDKTKELNPLAGNYYHHVVKAEKTGDRDVTFIFDEKNNRELPNILGQLMIVPKHWWEAAGPDGKPRDITKTTLEPVMGSGPYKIASFSPGATIRYELRDDYWGKDLNVNVGQNNFRNVIYTYFGDRDVEFEAFRAGNSDYWQETTAARWATGYDFPAVKEGRVKKEEVANPLRSTGILQALVPNMRRDLFKDERVREALNYGLDFEELNRTVAFNSYKRIDSYFWNTDLASSGLPQGRELELLQGLKDKIPPEVFTTPYTNPVGGDPQKSRDNLRKAIALLKEAGWELKGNRMVNTKTGQPMSFEILLSSAMLERWAVPYASNLKKIGIDARVRTVDASQAVNRERSFDYDMIWNVWAETMNPGNEQADYWGSGSVNQQGSRNYAGIANPAVDELIRMIIFAPNRDEQVAAIKAMDRVLLANHYVIPLFYRDTYNIAYWNTVTHPAEFPAYSLGFPDAWWSTSAK; translated from the coding sequence ATGGCTCTGTGGTCGAAGATCGGTGTATTTCTATCGCTTGCGGGGGCCTTGGCGCCCATGACGGCAACGGGTCAGGACCAGCCCTTTAAGATCGGCAGCTCCGTCATCAGCGAGATGAAGTACAAGCCGGGCTTTGCGCATTTCGACTATGTCAATCCTGATGCACTGAAAGGCGGAGATCTGCGCCTTTCAGCAAGCGGCGCCTTCGACACCTTCAACCCTCTGCTGGCAAAAGGCCAAACAGCGATAGGTCTGTCGCTTGCCTACGACACGTTGATGAAGCCGGCAGATGACGAACTCCTGGTCTCCTACGGTCTGCTTGCCGAGGGGCTATCCTATCCCGTTGACGTCTCCAGCGCGACATTTCGCCTGCGCAAGGAGGCGAAATGGGCAGATGGTCAGCCGGTAACGCCCGAAGACGTCATCTTCAGCCTGGACAAGACCAAGGAATTGAACCCCCTCGCCGGTAACTATTACCATCACGTCGTCAAGGCGGAAAAGACCGGCGATCGGGACGTCACCTTCATCTTCGACGAGAAGAACAACCGCGAACTGCCAAACATTCTTGGCCAGTTGATGATCGTGCCGAAACATTGGTGGGAGGCGGCCGGACCGGATGGCAAGCCGCGCGACATTACCAAGACGACTCTGGAGCCGGTGATGGGTTCCGGGCCTTACAAGATTGCTTCCTTCTCGCCCGGCGCCACGATCCGTTATGAACTGCGTGACGACTATTGGGGTAAGGATCTCAATGTGAATGTCGGCCAGAACAATTTCCGCAATGTCATCTACACCTATTTCGGTGATCGGGATGTCGAGTTCGAAGCCTTTCGCGCCGGCAATAGCGACTATTGGCAGGAGACTACGGCTGCCCGCTGGGCGACGGGATATGATTTTCCTGCAGTCAAGGAAGGACGCGTCAAAAAAGAGGAGGTTGCAAATCCGCTACGCTCCACCGGCATCCTGCAAGCGCTCGTACCCAACATGCGGCGTGACCTCTTCAAGGACGAGCGGGTCCGCGAGGCGCTGAACTACGGCCTCGATTTCGAGGAGCTGAACCGCACCGTTGCCTTTAACAGTTACAAGCGCATCGACAGCTATTTCTGGAACACCGACCTCGCCTCCTCCGGTCTGCCGCAGGGGCGTGAGCTCGAATTACTGCAAGGCCTGAAAGACAAGATTCCCCCGGAGGTCTTCACAACGCCGTACACCAATCCCGTCGGCGGCGATCCGCAGAAGAGCCGCGACAACCTCCGCAAGGCGATTGCTCTTCTGAAAGAAGCCGGTTGGGAGCTAAAGGGCAATCGCATGGTCAATACCAAGACCGGCCAGCCGATGAGTTTCGAGATACTGTTGTCGAGCGCCATGTTGGAGCGCTGGGCGGTGCCTTATGCCAGCAATCTCAAGAAAATCGGCATAGATGCGCGGGTTCGGACAGTCGACGCTTCGCAAGCTGTCAACCGCGAACGCAGCTTTGATTACGATATGATCTGGAATGTCTGGGCGGAGACGATGAATCCGGGCAATGAGCAAGCCGACTATTGGGGATCCGGCTCGGTCAACCAGCAGGGTTCTCGCAACTACGCCGGCATTGCCAACCCGGCCGTGGATGAGCTCATTCGCATGATTATCTTCGCGCCGAACCGCGACGAACAGGTCGCTGCGATCAAGGCCATGGACCGGGTCTTGCTTGCAAATCACTACGTCATCCCGCTGTTCTACCGTGATACCTACAACATCGCCTATTGGAACACCGTCACGCATCCGGCCGAGTTTCCGGCCTACAGCCTTGGCTTCCCCGATGCCTGGTGGTCGACCTCGGCAAAATGA
- a CDS encoding microcin C ABC transporter permease YejB, with protein sequence MGAYIFRRLLLMIPTIIGIMAISFTVIQFAPGGPVEQVIAQLTGQADSADQRLSGGGDLLGGGGNDEGSKYRGAQGLDPELIAKLEKQFGFDKPPLTRFGEMMWNYIRFDFGESFFRNTSVLELVKEKLPVSISLGIWILIFSYAISIPLGIRKAIKDGSTFDVWTSGVIVVGYAVPSFLFGILLIVLFAGGSFYDWFPLRGLVSDNFDQLAWWQKPLDYFWHLTLPLISLSLSAFATTTLLTKNSFIEEIKKQYVVTARAKGLNQRQVLYGHVFRNAMLIIIAGFPGAFISAFFTGSLLIENIFSLDGLGRLGYLSVINRDYPIVFATLYIFSLLGLAVSLVSDLIYTWIDPRIDFERRDV encoded by the coding sequence ATGGGCGCCTATATCTTTCGCCGCCTGCTATTGATGATCCCGACCATCATCGGGATCATGGCGATTTCCTTCACCGTCATTCAGTTCGCCCCCGGCGGCCCCGTCGAGCAGGTGATCGCCCAATTGACCGGTCAGGCCGACAGTGCCGACCAGCGTCTGTCCGGCGGTGGCGATCTTCTCGGCGGCGGCGGTAACGACGAAGGCTCTAAATATCGAGGCGCCCAGGGCCTCGATCCGGAACTGATCGCCAAGCTCGAAAAGCAGTTCGGCTTCGACAAGCCGCCGTTGACGCGGTTTGGCGAAATGATGTGGAATTACATCCGCTTCGATTTCGGCGAGAGCTTCTTCCGCAATACCTCCGTGCTCGAACTCGTCAAGGAGAAGCTGCCTGTGTCGATCTCGCTCGGCATCTGGATCCTGATCTTCTCCTATGCGATTTCCATCCCGCTCGGCATCCGCAAGGCGATCAAGGATGGATCGACCTTCGATGTCTGGACGTCCGGCGTCATCGTCGTCGGTTATGCCGTACCAAGCTTCCTCTTCGGCATTCTGTTGATCGTGCTTTTTGCCGGCGGCTCCTTCTACGACTGGTTTCCGCTGCGCGGCCTGGTCTCCGATAATTTCGACCAGCTGGCCTGGTGGCAGAAGCCGCTCGACTATTTCTGGCATCTCACCTTGCCGCTGATCTCGCTTTCGCTGTCGGCCTTCGCCACGACGACGCTGTTGACCAAGAACTCGTTCATCGAGGAGATCAAGAAGCAATATGTCGTCACTGCCCGCGCCAAGGGCCTGAACCAGCGGCAGGTGCTCTACGGTCATGTCTTCCGCAACGCCATGCTGATCATCATCGCTGGTTTTCCCGGCGCCTTCATCTCGGCTTTCTTCACCGGCTCGCTGCTGATCGAGAACATCTTCTCGCTGGATGGCCTCGGCCGTCTCGGCTATCTCTCGGTCATCAATCGGGATTACCCGATCGTCTTTGCCACGCTCTACATCTTCTCGCTGCTCGGCCTCGCGGTCAGCCTGGTTTCCGACTTGATCTACACCTGGATCGATCCGCGCATCGATTTCGAGCGGAGGGATGTCTGA
- a CDS encoding ABC transporter permease — protein MDAAANPAVAAPVKPPRKGLLSPTNIRRWQNFRANGRGYWALWLFLLLFVLSLFAEFLANDRPIIASYKGEILLPVLIDYPEEKFGGFLAETDYRSSVISDEINANGWMIWPPIRYSYRSVNSNIPHSAPTAPFWLMTREERCAGYPQAVNDPDCTLGNLNWLGTDDQARDVLARVIYGFRISVLFGLVLTICSAIIGVTAGAVQGYFGGWTDLLLQRFIEIWSSMPVLYILLIIAALLPPGFFVLLGIMLLFSWVGFVGIVRAEFLRARNFEYVRAARALGVNNRTIMWRHLLPNAMVATLTFLPFILSGSITTLTSLDFLGFGMPPGSPSLGEMIAQGKSNLQAPWLGLTAFFAMSIMLSLLIFIGEAVRDAFDPRKTFQ, from the coding sequence ATGGACGCCGCCGCAAATCCTGCTGTTGCAGCGCCCGTCAAGCCGCCGCGCAAGGGCCTGCTGTCGCCGACCAACATCCGTCGCTGGCAGAATTTCCGGGCGAATGGCCGCGGTTACTGGGCGCTGTGGCTGTTTCTGCTGCTGTTCGTCCTCAGCCTGTTTGCCGAGTTCCTCGCCAACGACCGGCCGATCATCGCCTCCTACAAGGGCGAGATCCTCTTGCCGGTTCTCATTGACTATCCCGAGGAGAAGTTCGGCGGCTTCCTCGCCGAGACCGACTACCGTTCCTCGGTGATATCGGATGAGATCAATGCCAATGGCTGGATGATCTGGCCGCCGATCCGTTATTCCTACCGCTCGGTCAACTCAAACATTCCGCATTCGGCACCGACTGCCCCCTTCTGGCTGATGACCAGGGAGGAGCGCTGCGCCGGCTATCCGCAGGCCGTGAACGATCCGGATTGCACGCTGGGCAATCTCAACTGGCTCGGCACCGACGACCAGGCCCGCGACGTGCTGGCGCGCGTCATCTACGGTTTCCGGATTTCGGTGCTCTTCGGCCTGGTGCTGACCATCTGCTCGGCGATCATCGGCGTGACCGCGGGTGCGGTGCAGGGCTATTTCGGCGGCTGGACCGATCTGCTTTTGCAGCGTTTCATTGAAATCTGGTCGTCGATGCCGGTGCTTTACATCCTACTGATCATCGCGGCCCTGCTGCCGCCCGGCTTCTTCGTGCTGCTCGGCATCATGCTGCTCTTTTCCTGGGTCGGCTTCGTCGGCATCGTGCGAGCCGAATTCCTGCGTGCCCGCAATTTCGAATATGTCCGCGCCGCCCGCGCGCTCGGCGTCAACAATCGCACCATCATGTGGCGCCACCTGCTGCCGAACGCCATGGTCGCGACGCTGACCTTCCTGCCCTTCATCCTCTCAGGCTCGATCACCACCCTGACCTCGCTCGACTTCCTCGGCTTCGGCATGCCGCCTGGCTCCCCTTCGCTCGGTGAAATGATCGCTCAGGGCAAAAGCAACCTGCAGGCGCCGTGGCTCGGGCTGACGGCCTTCTTCGCCATGTCGATCATGCTTTCCCTGCTGATCTTCATCGGCGAAGCAGTGCGCGATGCCTTCGACCCGAGGAAGACGTTTCAATGA